Proteins encoded together in one Hevea brasiliensis isolate MT/VB/25A 57/8 chromosome 16, ASM3005281v1, whole genome shotgun sequence window:
- the LOC110644530 gene encoding trihelix transcription factor DF1, with product MLGDSSSVLATTTTAADGGGGGGAAAAAATGGSSRDPPPTPPPLSTHQIPGGGTHESISEIGHVGSNNSGEDDRGRGDEGDRSFGGNRWPRQETLALLKIRSDMDVAFRDASVKGPLWEEVSRKLAELGYNRSAKKCKEKFENVFKYHKRTKEGRTGKQEGKTYRFFDQLEAFENHPSSLSTPQPPQPQPPQQQQLKPQTPAVTTIAMPVVNPRPPPPPLSVGAPPISTVTSTTPPTAASISQGIVTAGINLTIPSFPPANPTILPSAQATNPTINPSSFSNFSPDLHFNSTSSSTSSDVELRGRQRKKRKWKDFFERIMKEVIHKQEDMQRKFLEAIEKREHDRMVREESWRMQEMARINREREILAQERSIAAAKDAAIMGFLQKLSEQQNPGQIQNNPPPAHPPPPQPPAATTVPVPAPPVPTPTPQPITVVPVAPAAPPQYATNLDTKSDSGDQILTPPSSSRWPKVEVEALIKMRTNLDSKYQENGPKGPLWEEISAGIRKLGYNRSAKRCKEKWENINKYFKKVKESNKKRPEDSKTCPYFHQLDALYKEKNKNDPSSNIQLKPENSVPLLVRPEQQWPPPQQEHGPDSVMEDLESEDHQNHQDEDDKDNDDEEEDEAGGYEIVAKKPTTMS from the exons ATGCTAGGGGACTCAAGTAGTGTTCTAGCAACCACAACAACAGCCgctgatggtggtggtggtggtggtgctgctgctgctgctgctactgGTGGAAGTAGCAGGGACCCTCCTCCTACTCCTCCTCCTCTTTCTACTCATCAGATACCCGGTGGTGGTACCCATGAAAGCATTAGTGAAATTGGGCATGTGGGGTCAAACAATTCAGGTGAAGATGATAGAGGAAGAGGCGATGAAGGTGACCGGAGCTTTGGAGGTAACCGGTGGCCTAGACAAGAGACTTTGGCACTCTTGAAAATAAGGTCGGATATGGACGTGGCGTTTCGCGATGCCAGTGTAAAGGGTCCTTTGTGGGAAGAGGTTTCCAG GAAGCTAGCAGAGCTTGGTTATAATCGAAGTGCCAAGAAATGTAAAGAGAAATTCGAGAACGTCTTCAAGTACCACAAGAGAACCAAAGAAGGCCGTACTGGTAAACAAGAAGGCAAAACGTATAGGTTTTTTGATCAATTAGAAGCGTTTGAGAATCATCCTTCTTCACTTTCAACACCACAGCCACCACAACCGCAACCGCCGCAGCAGCAGCAGCTTAAGCCTCAAACTCCTGCGGTGACAACCATAGCAATGCCAGTGGTTAACCCtcgtcctcctcctcctcctcttagTGTTGGTGCACCTCCTATTAGTACTGTTACATCAACAACGCCACCAACAGCTGCAAGTATTTCTCAAGGCATTGTCACAGCAGGAATAAACCTCACGATCCCTTCATTTCCACCTGCAAACCCTACAATCTTACCCTCTGCACAAGCAACAAACCCTACAATAAACCCATcttctttctctaatttttccccAGATCTCCACTTCAATTCCACATCTTCATCCACTTCCTCAGACGTGGAACTCCGTGGGAGGCAAAGGAAGAAAAGGAAATGGAAGGATTTTTTTGAGAGGATAATGAAGGAAGTGATACACAAGCAAGAGGATATGCAAAGGAAATTCTTGGAAGCTATAGAGAAACGTGAACACGATAGAATGGTAAGGGAAGAATCCTGGAGaatgcaagaaatggcaagaatcAATAGAGAGCGTGAAATTTTAGCCCAAGAAAGATCCATTGCGGCTGCAAAAGATGCTGCTATAATGGGATTTTTACAGAAGCTATCTGAACAGCAAAATCCAGGCCAAATACAGAATAATCCTCCACCGGCACATCCACCACCACCACAGCCACCAGCAGCAACAACAGTACCAGTACCAGCGCCACCAGTACCAACACCAACACCACAACCAATAACTGTGGTGCCGGTGGCACCAGCAGCGCCGCCACAGTATGCGACAAATCTGGACACGAAATCAGACAGTGGGGATCAGATTTTGACGCCGCCAAGCTCTTCGAGATGGCCTAAGGTAGAAGTTGAAGCTTTAATTAAGATGAGGACTAATCTGGACTCCAAGTACCAAGAAAATGGACCCAAGGGGCCGCTATGGGAGGAGATCTCAGCTGGAATTAGAAAGCTTGGTTACAATCGAAGTGCAAAAAGATGCAAAGAGAAATGGGAAAACATCAACAAGTACTTCAAGAAAGTAAAAGAGAGCAACAAGAAAAGGCCTGAAGATTCAAAAACATGTCCATACTTTCACCAACTTGATGCTTTATATAAAGAGAAGAACAAGAACGATCCTTCATCAAATATCCAATTGAAACCTGAGAATTCAGTGCCTTTATTGGTACGGCCAGAGCAGCAATGGCCTCCTCCTCAACAAGAGCACGGCCCTGATTCAGTGATGGAAGATTTGGAAAGTGAGGATCATCAAAATCATCAAGATGAGGATGACAAAGATAatgatgatgaagaagaagatgaagccgGAGGATATGAAATTGTAGCAAAAAAGCCAACAACAATGAGCTAG